The DNA window GTAAAAAAACTATAGATATTCCCATTAATGAAAGAATCCATACATTTTTCATAATTACCCCTCAATTATAACGGAATATTTCCATGTTTTTTAGATGGAGTTGGTTTTACTTTTGAATAAGCTATAGAAAGGGAAGCAGATAATTTTTTTCTTGTTTCGATGGGTTCTATTACATCTTCTATATAACCTCTTGAGGCTGCTTCATAAGGATTTGCAAACCGTTCTTTGTATTCTTCAACTCGCTTTTTTCTAGTTTCTTCCGGATTTTCGGAACTTTCTATCTCTTTTGCGAAGATAATGTTTGCGGCACCCTCGGATCCCATAACAGCTATTTCCGCAGTCGGGTATGCAAACACAAAATCAGCACCTAAATGTTGCGAAGCCATTGCAATATAAGCCCCACCATAGGCTTTTCTTAGAATTACAGTAATCATTGGAACTGTGGATTCAGAATAAGCATACAATAGCTTTGCTCCATGTCTAATTATTCCCCCGTGTTCTTGAGATACTCCTGGTAAATATCCAGGTGTGTCAACAAAGGTTATAACAGGTATGTTGAAAGAGTCACAGAATCTTATAAATCTGGCCGCTTTATCGGAAGCATCGATATCGAGAGAACCTGCCAAGATTTTTGGTTGATTGGCTATGATTCCAACAGATTTTCCTTCCAATCTTGCAAAACCTACCACGATATTTTTGGCAAAATGAGCATGAATTTCAAAAAAAGACCCTGGATCAAATACTAAATTGATTAAATCTTTTACATCGTAACTTTTTTTCGGGTTTGGTGAAACTATTTCGTTTATTTCTTCTGGTACTTTGTAACTTTTATCGTAATCAGCGGGTTCTACAGGATCCATATTGTTTGAAGGTATGTAAGAAAGCAGCTTTCTGACAAGTTCCATGGCTTGCCCATCGTCTTTTGCCAAAAGGTGGGCAACACCACTTTTTGAGTTATGAATTTTTGCCCCTCCCAAATTCTCTTTATCAATGTTTTCCCCAGTCACAGTTTTTATAACCTGAGGACCGGTGATGAACATCTGAGAAGTTTGATCCACCATAATTACGAAATCAGTTATAGCTGGCGAATAAACAGCTCCACCGGCACAAGGGCCTGCTATAACGGTTATTTGTGGGATTACACCAGAAGCCTGGGTGTTTCTATAGAAAATTCCACCGTAGCCATATAGAGCATCAACCGCTTCCTGTATTCTAGCTCCGCCAGAGTCGTTTATCCCTATTAAAGGGATGCCGTATCTCATTGCCAAATCTTGTAATTTCATTATTTTCTTTGCATGCATTTCTCCTAAGGATCCACCTTGAATGGTAAAATCTTGGGAAAAAATAGCAACTTTTTTGCCTTTGATCTCTCCAAATCCTGTGACAACTCCATCGTATGGAAACTCTTTTTTATCTAAACCAAAGTATGTACATCTATGTTTAACCAACATATCGATTTCTTCAAAAGTACCTTCATCTACAAGATCTTCTATTCTTTCACGAGCTGTTAATTTACCCGTTTTGTGTTGTTTTTCTATTCTTTCCTTCCCTCCTCCAACAAGAAGGGATTCTTTCTTTTTCTTCAATTCTTCTATTTTTTGAATTAGTTCTTCATCTGGCATATATGAAGCCTCCTTATTTGCGATATTTATACTATTTTGGAAATTCTAAAACGTTGTGTCAGCGCCCCTTCGTCCCGTAAATTGTTATTTTTGATACTCAACGAACTCGGTTAAAATACCGTTAGCAGATTTTGGATGTAAAAAGAACACTAAACTTCCACCTGCTCCTTGATTAGGTTCATCAGATAAAGTTTTGTAACCAAGTTTTTTTGCGTTTTCCAATATCATTCGAATGTTGTCTACTTGGTATGCGATGTGGTGGAATCCCTCGCCTCGTTTTTTTAAAAAATTTGATATTTCAGAATCCTCTCTTATAGGTTCCATCAATTCTATTCTAACATCTTTTATGTATAAAAAGGTAACTTTTATACCTCTATCTTCAAGAATCTCTTCTGCACTCTTTTCAATATGGAACAAATCCTTATACAATTTGAATGCTTTTTCTATGGAATTGACAGCAATTCCTATGTGGTCAATTTTGGTTTCCATTTTTCCCCTCCTCTTCACAGATGAAGGCTATAACATCTTTTTTAAGGGAATCAGTATCTTGATCTTCCAAAGAATAACCTTCCAAGAAATTTTCTATCAAATGGAAAAGATAGTTTTTAACACGACTTTTTTTTCTTAGATTCTCTTTTAAATTAGAGTTTTGAAAGTATTTTCTGCTTGATTCTAACCATTCGTAAACTTTTTCAAATCCTTTGTTTTCAATTGAACTAACGCCAAAAACCTTTTTATCACCTTCGTTTTGTGAATCCAAATAATTTTCCAAGTACATTAAAAATCTTTTGGAATTAGGTAGATCTATCTTGTTGACAATATAACAATCGGCTATTTCCATTATTCCTGCCTTATAAATTTGAATTTCGTCACCAGAATCAGGAGATAATATTAAAAGAGTTGTGTCACAAGCATAGAATATATCGATCTCTGATTGACCGGTTCCCACCGTTTCTATGATTATTGTATCGAAGCCAAATGCCTTCATTACATCAATAATATCATAAATTGAATTGCAGACTCCCCCCATTGCGCCTCTGCTGGCTATGCTTCTGATGTAAACGTTGGAAGAGTTGGTTAAATCAAACATTCTTACCCTATCTCCCAAAAAGGCCCCGCCACTAAAAGGGCTACTTGGATCGATCAATATTATTCCGATATTCTGACCTTTATTGGAATAAAACGAGACCAATCTTGAAATAAAAGAGCTTTTTCCCACGCCAGGGCTACCTGTAACACCAAGTACATATGAATTTTTTGGTTGAACATCCGAATGTAATCTCGAAATTATTTCCCAGGTTTGTAAATAATTATCTTCTAATAGAGATATCATTTTCGCTAGAGCGGTTTTATTTTGGGCTTTAAATTTTGGAAGTAATTGTTCATACCTTTCTTTCCATCGCAATATCTTCCACCTTCTCTACGATCTCTTTTAATGAGGCACCTGGGGTGAAAATTTCGATTATGCCCATTTCCTTTAGTTCTGGGATATCTTCTTCTGGAATAATTCCACCGAGGAAAACAGGAATATCAGCTCCCTTTTCTTTTAGTAAATTTAGTATTTTTTGACATAACTTTTTGTGCGCACCTGAAAGTATTGATAAACCAATTAAATCAACATCTTCTTGTATTGCGGCTTCAACAATTTCTTCTGGGGTTCTTCTTATGCCGGTATAGATTACCTCCATTCCTGCGTCTCTTAGCGCTCTTGCTAAAACTTTGGCTCCACGGTCATGACCATCGAGTCCAGGTTTAGCTATTAAGACACGGATTCTTGTACTCATTTCAAAGCTGCCTCCTTTCGATATGGCGAAGATTCAGTTGGTATAAAAAGCAGAAGTTAGATTGTTGTGCTTTCACGATACTCCCCATAAATTTCTTTTAAAACGTTTGTTATTTCACCTACTGTGGAATAGTTTTCTACACATTCTATTACATAGGGGAATAAATTCTCCTCATTTATTGCAGCCTTTTTCAATCTATTCAAAGATTCTTCTGCTTTTGAGTTGTTTCTTTGATTTTTTAAATTTTTCAACTTTTCTATTTGTTTTTCTTCTTGTTCTTCATCAACTTTCAAGATATCTATCTTTTCTTTTTTGTCAGAAATGTATTCGTTAACCCCTACTATGATCTGCTCTTTTTTTTCTATCCTTTGTTGTGCTTTATAGGCGCTGTTTAATATTTCTTTTTGAGGGTATCCTGCCTCTATGGCTTTTACCATTCCACCTATTTCATCTATTTTTTCTAAATATTTTTGGGCTTTTTCTTCTATGTCTAAGGTTAATTTTTCTATAGCGAACGATCCTGCTAGAGGATCTACGGTTTCGCTTACTCCCATTTCGTGAGCTATGATTTGTTGAGTTCTTAAAGCCACGGTAACAGATTGTTCTGTAGGCAGTCCTAAAGCCTCATCGTAAGAGTTAGTATGAAGTGATTGAGTACCCCCTAAAACTGCAGCCAAAGCTTGAATTGTTACCCTTATTATGTTGTTTAAAGGTTGTTGAGCGGTTAATGTGGAGCCTGCTGTCTGAGTATGAAATTTCAATTTCATTGCATTTTCATTCGTTACACCGAACCGCTCTTTCATAATCCTTGCCCATAATTTTCTAGCAGCCCTAAATTTTGCTACTTCTTCTAAAAAGTTGTTATGGGCGTTAAAAAAGAAGGAAAGGTTTGTTCCAAATTCATTTGGATCTAAGCCAGCTTTAACTGCTGCCTCTACATAGGCTATTCCATCTGCTAATGTAAAAGCTATTTCTTGGACCGCATCGGCCCCCGCTTCTCTAATATGATAACCGCTGATACTTATTAAGTTAAATTTTGGAAGGTTTTTGCTTCCGTAATCAAAGATATCTACTATCAACTTCATAGATTCTTTAGGTGGAAAGATGTAAGTGCCCCTAGCCATATATTCTTTTAAAATATCGTTCTGAATAGTTCCTCTAAGTTTTTCATAAGGGACCCCTTGTTTTTTTGCAACGGTTATTAACATTGCTAATAAAATCATCGCAGTTGAGTTGATAGTCATTGAAACACTTACCTTATCAAGAGGGATACCGTCGAAAAGAATTTCCATATCTTTTAGTGAATCTATTGCTACTCCGACCTTTCCTACTTCCCCCTCGGACATAGGATTGTCTGAGTCAAATCCTATCTGTGTTGGTAAATCAAAGGCTATAGATAAACCTGTTTGGCCTTGTTCTAATAAGTATTTATATCTTTTGTTTGACTCTTCTGCAGAACCGAATCCCGCATATTGCCGCATAGTCCACAACTTGCCGCGGTACATGGTTGGCTGCACACCTCTGGTGAAAGGGTATTCACCAGGGAATCCTAAATCTTTAATGTAATCTAAATTTTTAATATCTAAAGGTGTGTAAAGTCGTTCAATCTCATCTTCATATGAGGTAACAAATTCCTTTTTTCTTTCTGGGAATCGGCTCAATGTACGTTCTACTTTTTTCTCTTCCCACTCTTTTTTTGACTTTTCTATTTCATGCATTTTTTCTCTTTCAAACATAGGAATTTCCTCCCACAATAAATTTTTTAAACTATTATCTTTAGAAGCTTTAAATCTTGTGTCAGCGCCCCTTCGCCCTGCTCCCCGCCCATAAGAACAAATCAGAACAACTATGAAAAAAATTTCATTACTCTGGGTCATTATTATTTTACCGTATTATTTTAAAATTTACAACAAAAATATTTATTTCAAAAAATAATTTTGCTGACAAACGAAGGCAATATTGTGTTATAATTTAAAAAAGCTAGTTTTAGGAGGTAAAAAACAATAAAAGCACATTTTGACAAAGACCTGAGGTCTTTAATTGAGGAATCAGATTATACAAAAAAACAAATAGCAAACAATTTAAAAATACCTGTATCCACCTTAGAAAATCTTATGAATGGAGAATTTGATTATTTCTCTAAAGTTTCTTTGACAGATATAGCGAAGAGATTGAGTTCTTTGTTGGGTGAAGAGATAAATGTAATTTTTGAAGATGAAGAGTTAAAAGAAGAAGTTCAGCTAAAAAGAAAAGATACAGCTCATAATAAACTTAGAATATTTCGATTTTTGATGGTAGCATTCTTAGTCATTAACTTAATTTTTCTTTACTTTCTAATTCAAGATTTAAGGTTTTACAACAATATCCTACGAAGAAATATATACACTCTAAATGTTATCAATAGAGGCCCTTCTGAAATATATATAAACGAAACTGTGGTTCCACCAAATCAGTATATTCAAATTCAACTGGCCTTTGGAGAAAATTTAGAGATACTCGGTAATCAAGGTGAAACGGTTATAGAAACACCACTTGTCAAATACACTGTAAAACTAGAGGATTTTGAGGTGAGTTTGTTGTATGGGAATGACTAAAGCACCGGATCTTGTAAATTATTTGGCGCATATATTTACTGCTGGAGATTCTGATTTATGGCTTTACAAAATGGGTTTGAAAGAGTTACTCGAAAAACATTTTGGACCTATCGACTATATTTCTCCCATGTTGGATTTTCAGCGTTTTACAGATTATTATAACGAAGAAATGGGTAAAAACATACGAATTGAATCAAGGTTAGTAAGTTTTGAATATTTAGGTTCTCCTGGTTTTTTGCCGGATGCGAAATTGATAACAAATGAGATTGAAAAAAACTTTTCGGTTGATGATAAAAGAAAAGTAAATATCGACATTGGTTATCTTCACCACACCCAATTTGTTTTAGCTAGCACCAAACACTGGGGTAACAGGATTTATATTGGCAAAGGTATATATGCAGAAATTACTCTGATGTTCAATTTTGGGCAATGGGAACCTCTCAAATACACTTACCCTAATTTCAAAGATCCAGAATATTTAAATGAGTTAGACGCAATAAGAAATATTTTTCTGAAGAAAAGGAAAAATTTTATATTATAAAGTGCTTATTAATTGGAAAATGGATGGTGAAAATATTGTTGTCACAAGGTGGTTGGTTGTCATTAATCTATTTGGGTATATTTCTGTTGTTGTCTTATTTTTCTCCTTTTATTATTTCAGCGCTGATTTTGGGCGTCTTTTTGTCTATGCTAATAGAAGCACCGCAAAATTTATTTTCAAAGTTTATGAATTCTAAATTATCCGCCCTCTTATCACATGTACTTGTCTTAGGGTTAGTCTTATATGCAGCGATTACCTTTTTCCCCCTTGTTATTAATGAAGGCAGGAAACTATTTTCTATGCTTTCCTCTTTAACTATCCCTCAAGAAGAAGCAATGGCTCAACTACCTGAATGGTTGGTTACTTTTATCAACGATTTGAACAAAAATCTTTCTGATTTTGCCTTAGGCTTGATGAACCAGCTTTTATCATCTATTCCCAATTTGATAACTTCGGCTATTGTTTTAGTTGTAACAACTACGGCAATCGGTTCATTAAAAAAAATCACGAAGAATAATTTATGGAAACTTTACCCTGTAAACGACAGAGAAAAAGGTTTGAAGTTTATGAAGGATACTTACTCACAGTTTGAAAGATTTGTACATGGTCAATTTCTGGCAGCTATAATAGTGGGAACTTTTATTGGGTTAATGTCGTTTCTTTTTCGTATACCAAGTGCGTTTTTTTTAGGAATCTTAGCTTGGATCACCGATTTTATACCGTATTTAGGAGTAGTTATTTCCGCAGTCCCTTTATTGATGTTAGCTTTCACTGAAAATGGGTTAGTCGGTTTAATAATAGGAATAGCAATTTTAACCA is part of the Petrotoga sibirica DSM 13575 genome and encodes:
- a CDS encoding AI-2E family transporter produces the protein MSLIYLGIFLLLSYFSPFIISALILGVFLSMLIEAPQNLFSKFMNSKLSALLSHVLVLGLVLYAAITFFPLVINEGRKLFSMLSSLTIPQEEAMAQLPEWLVTFINDLNKNLSDFALGLMNQLLSSIPNLITSAIVLVVTTTAIGSLKKITKNNLWKLYPVNDREKGLKFMKDTYSQFERFVHGQFLAAIIVGTFIGLMSFLFRIPSAFFLGILAWITDFIPYLGVVISAVPLLMLAFTENGLVGLIIGIAILTTANQLEMWFLQPKIQSNALNLHWFVIIISILLFGDLFSFLGIFIALPIVVYLRNFWEYFVIKIK
- the meaB gene encoding methylmalonyl Co-A mutase-associated GTPase MeaB encodes the protein MRWKERYEQLLPKFKAQNKTALAKMISLLEDNYLQTWEIISRLHSDVQPKNSYVLGVTGSPGVGKSSFISRLVSFYSNKGQNIGIILIDPSSPFSGGAFLGDRVRMFDLTNSSNVYIRSIASRGAMGGVCNSIYDIIDVMKAFGFDTIIIETVGTGQSEIDIFYACDTTLLILSPDSGDEIQIYKAGIMEIADCYIVNKIDLPNSKRFLMYLENYLDSQNEGDKKVFGVSSIENKGFEKVYEWLESSRKYFQNSNLKENLRKKSRVKNYLFHLIENFLEGYSLEDQDTDSLKKDVIAFICEEEGKNGNQN
- a CDS encoding acyl-CoA carboxylase subunit beta, which encodes MPDEELIQKIEELKKKKESLLVGGGKERIEKQHKTGKLTARERIEDLVDEGTFEEIDMLVKHRCTYFGLDKKEFPYDGVVTGFGEIKGKKVAIFSQDFTIQGGSLGEMHAKKIMKLQDLAMRYGIPLIGINDSGGARIQEAVDALYGYGGIFYRNTQASGVIPQITVIAGPCAGGAVYSPAITDFVIMVDQTSQMFITGPQVIKTVTGENIDKENLGGAKIHNSKSGVAHLLAKDDGQAMELVRKLLSYIPSNNMDPVEPADYDKSYKVPEEINEIVSPNPKKSYDVKDLINLVFDPGSFFEIHAHFAKNIVVGFARLEGKSVGIIANQPKILAGSLDIDASDKAARFIRFCDSFNIPVITFVDTPGYLPGVSQEHGGIIRHGAKLLYAYSESTVPMITVILRKAYGGAYIAMASQHLGADFVFAYPTAEIAVMGSEGAANIIFAKEIESSENPEETRKKRVEEYKERFANPYEAASRGYIEDVIEPIETRKKLSASLSIAYSKVKPTPSKKHGNIPL
- a CDS encoding DUF4416 family protein; protein product: MGMTKAPDLVNYLAHIFTAGDSDLWLYKMGLKELLEKHFGPIDYISPMLDFQRFTDYYNEEMGKNIRIESRLVSFEYLGSPGFLPDAKLITNEIEKNFSVDDKRKVNIDIGYLHHTQFVLASTKHWGNRIYIGKGIYAEITLMFNFGQWEPLKYTYPNFKDPEYLNELDAIRNIFLKKRKNFIL
- a CDS encoding acyl-CoA mutase large subunit family protein; protein product: MFEREKMHEIEKSKKEWEEKKVERTLSRFPERKKEFVTSYEDEIERLYTPLDIKNLDYIKDLGFPGEYPFTRGVQPTMYRGKLWTMRQYAGFGSAEESNKRYKYLLEQGQTGLSIAFDLPTQIGFDSDNPMSEGEVGKVGVAIDSLKDMEILFDGIPLDKVSVSMTINSTAMILLAMLITVAKKQGVPYEKLRGTIQNDILKEYMARGTYIFPPKESMKLIVDIFDYGSKNLPKFNLISISGYHIREAGADAVQEIAFTLADGIAYVEAAVKAGLDPNEFGTNLSFFFNAHNNFLEEVAKFRAARKLWARIMKERFGVTNENAMKLKFHTQTAGSTLTAQQPLNNIIRVTIQALAAVLGGTQSLHTNSYDEALGLPTEQSVTVALRTQQIIAHEMGVSETVDPLAGSFAIEKLTLDIEEKAQKYLEKIDEIGGMVKAIEAGYPQKEILNSAYKAQQRIEKKEQIIVGVNEYISDKKEKIDILKVDEEQEEKQIEKLKNLKNQRNNSKAEESLNRLKKAAINEENLFPYVIECVENYSTVGEITNVLKEIYGEYRESTTI
- the mce gene encoding methylmalonyl-CoA epimerase translates to METKIDHIGIAVNSIEKAFKLYKDLFHIEKSAEEILEDRGIKVTFLYIKDVRIELMEPIREDSEISNFLKKRGEGFHHIAYQVDNIRMILENAKKLGYKTLSDEPNQGAGGSLVFFLHPKSANGILTEFVEYQK
- a CDS encoding cobalamin B12-binding domain-containing protein, whose amino-acid sequence is MSTRIRVLIAKPGLDGHDRGAKVLARALRDAGMEVIYTGIRRTPEEIVEAAIQEDVDLIGLSILSGAHKKLCQKILNLLKEKGADIPVFLGGIIPEEDIPELKEMGIIEIFTPGASLKEIVEKVEDIAMERKV